A region of the Chloroflexota bacterium genome:
GTCTTTTGGCCGCTGCCGCCGTCCCTGTTGCTGGCGGGACTGGCGGTTGCCGGTTGGCGCAATCGACGCACCTAAATCGGCACGGCCGAGCGGCCGCGTTTGCGAACATCAATAAGCTTTATTCGCACTGTTAAAAGCATGCCCATGCAGAACGCGCAATTGATCAACGGACATCGCCTTGCCACCGCCATGGGCAGGCTGGGAACCGAGTCCGCATTCGAGGTGCTCGCGCGGGCCAAGGCCTTGGAAGCCACCGGCCGGGAAGTAATCCACCTGCAGATCGGCGAGCCCGATTTCGATACCCCCGACAACATCGTTGAGGCCGGGATCAAGGCGCTGCGTGACGGGTACACCCATTACGGACCGGCGCACGGATTGCCGGAGCTGCGCGAGGCCATCGCCGCCAATTCGCTGGAACGTCGCGGAATCGAGCATGCCCCCGATCAAGTTCTGGTCACCCCCGGGGCCAAACCGGTGATGTTCTACGTGATCCTGGCTCTTTGCCAGCCGGGCGACGAGGTCATTTACCCGAACCCCGGATTTCCGATATACGAATCGATGATCAAGTTCGTGGGCGCGCGCCCGGTTCCCATGCCGCTGCTGGCCAAGAACAACTTCCGGGTCGACGTAGATCGATTCACGGCCGACCTTACGGATCGAACCCGGCTGGTGATCCTGAATTCGCCCGGCAACCCGACCGGGGGCGCTTTCACCGGTGAGGACATGGCCGCGATGGCCGATCTGCTGGCCGACCGCGACGTGATCATCCTGGCAGATGAGATCTACAAGGACATCATCTACGACCAGCGATTCCATTCGATAACCCAATTCGGCGACCTGGCCCGCAAGACCGTCATATTGGATGGTTTTTCAAAGTCCTACGCCATGACCGGTTGGCGATTGGGGTACGCGCTCGGTCCCCGGGACCTGATTGATGCGATGGCCCAGTTGCAGGTGAACGCGGTGAGCTGCACCGCCGGGTTCGTCCAGATGGCCGGCGTCGAAGCGCTCAACGGGCCGCAGGACTCGGTGCATGCGATGGTTGAAGAATTCCGCGCTCGGCGCGACATCGTGGTAGAGCTGCTCAACGGAATCGAAGGGGTTCACTGCCCACGTCCGGAGGGCGCTTTCTACGCTTTTCCGGAATTCGGTCCGGATGCCGGCGAACTGGCGGACCGGCTGCTCAACGAGGCCGGCGTGGCGGTTCTGGGCGGGTCGGCATTCGGCGAATTCGGCTCCACCGGAATGCGCGTCTCCTTTGCAAATTCCCGCGAAAACCTGCGCGCCGCCCTGGCGAAAGTCAAAGAATTGGTCGAATCCGGCTGAAATGAATCCCGGCGTGTTCGGAAGGAATTCGAACCGCCGGTCGAGCGGCGGGAACGCTGACCAGACGGCTTGCCTCCCGAACGCAATGATCAAGCCGCGCGGGTAGTCCCCTCTCCAACTAAAATCCCGCTGGCCGGGGCCACTAGCTCAGTCGGTTAGAGCGCGCCTCTGATAAGGGCGAGGTCATTGGTTCGATTCCAATGTGGCCCACCAACGCGTACGGCAGACAGCAACGTCTTCGAACTGTGGCTGGGCGGCAAGTGTGCCGCGGACATAGTCCACCGCGAGAACCCACACGCATTCCCTGGGGACCCCATCTCAACGGGCTGCCGCGACCCTGCGGTTGCCTGCAATCTGGAGTCACCGGGTAACGCCCGCCGACCAGCCTGGCCCGATCAAATCCAGTCAAGGCAGCGCCGGATTCAAATCGAATGCTGGAATGCCGATGGCGCCGGCAGCGTCGAGCAATCGCAGATCGTAGCTTGCCAGCGAAATCCGCTGGCCGCGCCCAGAGAGGTAATCGCACGTCGCAAGGTGAAATGCGTCCACCGTCCTCACTGCCGTTGCCCCGGGGTATGGCTCCAGCGCGCGGGCCAGTACCCGGTCGTTCAGGCTGACGAACGCGATTCTCTCGATCAGAGCCGCGCCGATTCCCCGCAACGCTCGACAAATCCGCGCCGGTTCAGCGTGATCCAGACCTCGTGCTCCAACAGCCGGCTGGAGAACAGACGATTGCGCCAGAGAGAGAGTCGCTGGGGCGCAGATCTTCAGCGAGGAGGTAGGCCAGTGCGACGGACGAATCCAAATAGATCAACGGTTGCCGCGCGTCTCATCCAATTCGGCCATGACCTCGTCAAATTTCATAACAGCCGCAGGCCTTGGCGGTGCCGTAGTTGCGGGCAGCAGCGGAGGAGTGATATCGCCGGCCCGCACAGCTTCGGCCAGGAGCGCGTCCGCCAGCATTGGGCTGCGCGTTTTCAGCGGCGGACCAAGTTCGGCAACTATGCGATCCCGGTCAGTGACCAGCACCGTTTCGCCGCTGGCGGCGAGCCGAACATATTCGCTTAGGCGACTGTTGAGTGTTTTTATCCCTACCGACCTCATGTCCGCATGGTAGCGACCGGTAGCTAATTGCGCCTTTTTCGATCCAGATTGTTGAACGCGGCGGGCTTTTCGAATCGCTCGCCGGGCATTTGCGAAACTGCGAGCTTCCGGCCGATCGATAACCAAAAAGCCCGGCAAAGCGAAGCCGATGAACTGATTGCCGCGAACGGCCGTTCCGGGCTATTGGGCCCAGGCAGATCACCTGACTTGGCGTTATCCGAGAGCACACAAAACGGGCCCAGGGTAATTGAATGGAGCGCGAACTCGACAGATCGCACTCGAGGAACGGGTTCCAATATTCCCGTTCCCCTTCACGAGAACAGTTTTTTGATGCGCCCGCTGGAACCGGTGAAGGGGAACGGTTTAGGGGCGGTTGGCCGAAGCAAGCAGTACGCTGCCCGACGAGTCAGGCCCCCATTTCTTCAGAGCGAGCAACCCCACACGGCATGGACCCGCCTCTCAGCAGCTGGAATCTTCATCTTCCGTTGTTCGAACTCAGGGCAGCTGCTAGGCCTTAGCCAACGCTCATTGCCACAGGTCGGGATCGGGTCGGTTCATCAGTCCGATGCCCAAATAGCCGAACCAGATTACCAACAGCACGTAGCAGCCCCGGGCCATGGTGATGAAGGTGTCGCGGCTGTCGTTGTCGAGGATTGCCAGCGCGTAGAAAACCAAGATTGCCAGGCTGACCAGGGCGGCCAGAAGGGCGACGATCCGGTTGAAGTCGTCGCGCGTGGAAAGACCCAGCGCAAACAAAATTCCGCCGAATCCGAGCGTGATCCCTCCGGCATAGATGAGGCCGACGCCGGCGTTGTAGACGGGAACGCTTGCCGTGACCTGTTCACTGGTTTGAGCATCGGCCAAGACGAAGTCCATGCCGCCGGAAAACATCCAGCCTATGAGCCCGGCAAACATCATGAAGAAACCCATCTGGACCAGCGCTTTGCCGTTTCCCTGCAGGGTTACGTTTCGCATCAGCGCATAAAGGCCCGAGATGATCAATGCCAGCCCGAGAAGGATCGCGATGTTGGTCACATTGGTCAGTTCGGGATTGTCACCCTTCGCGGTTATCGAGCCGATCGCGTCCGTAACCTTGGCGTTGTCGATGAATAGCCCGCCCGGCTCAATGAGAAAGAAGATGAATGCGACGACCGGGCCGAATATGAGGGAAAGACCGGCTAGCCGGTTGACGGAAATTGTGCCCACGTTTGCACCTCCTTCATGCAATGCCGCCAGGAGGGCCTGTTGGGCCGCACCCTCCTTGCTACATCCTGACGACAGACATGGAGTATTGCAATAGGTAGGTGACCAGCCCCGCTAGTTGCGGGGCCTTCGGCGTACACGATCTCGTCCGGTTCCACCTTCGAAGATTTGCCGCCGCCGCCGCGGCGATCGCCCGGGCGCGACTCCGGCGTCCAACGCAGGCCGCTTCGTTCAACTTTTGCGGGCGCCTGCCGCTCCGGCCGGTTAGCTTAAGGCGAGTCCATTCGCCCGTCAATTGCTTCTCCTCGCCCATGCCCGATCGCGTTTCTGAGCCCCTCGCGCCCGCACGCAGGGGCGGAATCTTCTGGGGCTGGTGGATTGTGATCGGGGCGATCGTGGGCCAGTTTGCGGCCATGGGTAGCGGCGGGGCAATCGCCGGAGTCTTCCTGCGCCCGATGACCTCCGACCTTGGCTGGGCCGCGGCCGAATACACGCTGGGCGGTTCGACCGCATTCCTGGTTGGCGGAATTGCCGGTTTCATTGTCGGTCCCCTAGTCGACCGCTTCGGCGCCCGCCCGCTCATGCTCATCGGCGCCTGCATCTACGCGATGTCGTTCTTTCTCATGTCCCAGATAAGCGCGCTCTGGCAATTCGTGGCCCTGTCGATGCTGGCCGGTGGAGCCGGATTCGCGATGATCGGGACCCTGGTCGTCAATTCGACGCTCGCCAAGTGGTTCGTGGTGCGGCGCGGCTGGGCGATCGCGCTGGGCTCGTCGGGAATTTCGCTCGCCGGGCTGATCATGCCCGTTTCGATGACCGGCATCGTCGACTGGGTCGGCTGGCGCGACGCCTACGTGGTACTGGCGGCGGTGATGTTTGCGATCATCGTGCCGGCCGCCCTGGTGATGCGACGCCGCCCCGAGGATTACGGGCTATTGCCGGACGGCGCCGATCCGCGGGCCTGGGCGCGGGCGGGTGCCGAACTTGCAGCGGCGCAGGCTCGCGACGCCGAGAACTCGCTCTCCCGCGGCCAGGCCCTGCGCACCAGCGCAATCTGGTTGCTGATCGTCGGTTACGGGTGCAACACGCTGGCCCTGACCGCGGTGCTGGTGCATGCTATCCCTTTCCTTACCGATCACGGATTCGCGCGCACCGAAGCGGCATTGGCGATCGCCGTCAACGGGGGAGCCAATCTGAGCTCGAAGTTCGTGTGGGGCTTCCTGCTGCAGCGGATCCACGTGCGCAAACTCTCGGCGACGGCGCTCTGCACCTCGGCGACGGGCGTCGCCCTGATGCTCCTTTCGGCCCAGGCCGGCTCGCTGGGACTCATGTTCGTAGCGTTCAGTTTCTGGGGATTCGGATTCGGCGGCTCCGTGCCGCTCAGCGAATTCATATGGGCCAAGTACTTCGGGCGCGTGCACATTGGGGCGGTGCGCGGCGTGGGGGCACCATTTACGGTCGCGCTGGGTGCGGTCGGGCCGGTGCTGGCTGGGCTGTACTTTGATGCGATCGGATCGTACACCGGCGCATTTGTGGCGTTCGCGGGCGTGTATCTGGTAGGTGCGACCGCGATATTCGTCTCCCGCGAACCGCAACCGCGGCCGGGTCCGGCCGCGGAGTCTGGGGATTAGCCAGTCCGGCGCGGCCGGCGATTGGGGTAAATCGGCCGGTTTCGGCCATTCCAACACCGTGACCCGCGGTCCGGCGCGCGCCCTTCGGTCGTCGGCAACCAGGCGCACGCGGGGACGAATATTGCGGCGAGGAGAAGCGCATCGAAAGGTCCCGCGCAGTTCACAATCAGTTGAGGGCGAATTGGCCGGCCGGCGTACCAATCTCTTGATCGGCTAACCGTTTGCAAGGCCTCTCCAGGAGTGCCTGGAAGAATCGGGGGTTGCGGACCAGATGGACTTGGGTCTATTCCTGATGCCGCTGC
Encoded here:
- a CDS encoding pyridoxal phosphate-dependent aminotransferase, whose protein sequence is MGRLGTESAFEVLARAKALEATGREVIHLQIGEPDFDTPDNIVEAGIKALRDGYTHYGPAHGLPELREAIAANSLERRGIEHAPDQVLVTPGAKPVMFYVILALCQPGDEVIYPNPGFPIYESMIKFVGARPVPMPLLAKNNFRVDVDRFTADLTDRTRLVILNSPGNPTGGAFTGEDMAAMADLLADRDVIILADEIYKDIIYDQRFHSITQFGDLARKTVILDGFSKSYAMTGWRLGYALGPRDLIDAMAQLQVNAVSCTAGFVQMAGVEALNGPQDSVHAMVEEFRARRDIVVELLNGIEGVHCPRPEGAFYAFPEFGPDAGELADRLLNEAGVAVLGGSAFGEFGSTGMRVSFANSRENLRAALAKVKELVESG
- a CDS encoding type II toxin-antitoxin system VapC family toxin, encoding MRGIGAALIERIAFVSLNDRVLARALEPYPGATAVRTVDAFHLATCDYLSGRGQRISLASYDLRLLDAAGAIGIPAFDLNPALP
- a CDS encoding prevent-host-death protein; this translates as MRSVGIKTLNSRLSEYVRLAASGETVLVTDRDRIVAELGPPLKTRSPMLADALLAEAVRAGDITPPLLPATTAPPRPAAVMKFDEVMAELDETRGNR
- a CDS encoding MFS transporter, with the protein product MPDRVSEPLAPARRGGIFWGWWIVIGAIVGQFAAMGSGGAIAGVFLRPMTSDLGWAAAEYTLGGSTAFLVGGIAGFIVGPLVDRFGARPLMLIGACIYAMSFFLMSQISALWQFVALSMLAGGAGFAMIGTLVVNSTLAKWFVVRRGWAIALGSSGISLAGLIMPVSMTGIVDWVGWRDAYVVLAAVMFAIIVPAALVMRRRPEDYGLLPDGADPRAWARAGAELAAAQARDAENSLSRGQALRTSAIWLLIVGYGCNTLALTAVLVHAIPFLTDHGFARTEAALAIAVNGGANLSSKFVWGFLLQRIHVRKLSATALCTSATGVALMLLSAQAGSLGLMFVAFSFWGFGFGGSVPLSEFIWAKYFGRVHIGAVRGVGAPFTVALGAVGPVLAGLYFDAIGSYTGAFVAFAGVYLVGATAIFVSREPQPRPGPAAESGD